In the genome of Kiritimatiellia bacterium, one region contains:
- a CDS encoding NAD(+)/NADH kinase, translated as MKTIGVLANCHKPGAAAALKRLAGAAGRLGVRLVACDETARLLPRCRRVASDKLAGEIEALVALGGDGTLLRGARLLAGSDVPILGINLGRLGFLTSVAADDLKPALESLVRGRYCVTERAVAECWQIRGKRIVGRHRALNDVVVGWGASSRLMTLNLRIDDEQVATYHCDGLIVATPTGSTAHALSAGGPILHPGCPCFVVCAICPHTLSNRPLVLPDNKKIAIEVTRASDHLILSVDGQEEPSVAAGDRVEICRSARGVRLVQLKDYSYFSVLRQKLNWRGSSV; from the coding sequence ATGAAAACGATCGGAGTGCTGGCCAATTGCCACAAGCCCGGGGCGGCCGCGGCCCTCAAGCGTCTGGCCGGGGCGGCCGGACGGCTGGGCGTCAGGCTCGTCGCCTGCGACGAGACCGCCCGCCTTCTGCCCCGGTGCCGGCGGGTGGCTTCCGACAAGCTGGCCGGTGAGATCGAAGCCCTGGTCGCGCTGGGCGGCGACGGCACGCTGCTGCGGGGCGCGCGCCTGCTCGCCGGCAGCGACGTCCCCATCCTCGGCATCAATCTCGGCCGGCTCGGGTTTCTCACCAGCGTGGCGGCGGACGACCTGAAGCCGGCCTTGGAAAGCCTCGTGCGCGGCCGGTATTGCGTGACCGAACGCGCCGTGGCCGAGTGCTGGCAGATACGCGGAAAGCGCATCGTCGGCCGGCATCGCGCGCTGAACGACGTCGTCGTCGGGTGGGGGGCCTCCTCGCGGCTGATGACGCTGAACCTGCGGATTGACGACGAACAGGTGGCCACCTACCACTGCGACGGACTGATCGTGGCGACGCCGACCGGCAGCACGGCGCACGCCCTGTCCGCCGGCGGCCCCATCTTGCATCCGGGATGCCCGTGCTTCGTGGTCTGCGCCATCTGCCCGCACACCTTGAGCAACCGTCCGCTGGTCCTGCCGGACAACAAGAAGATCGCCATCGAGGTGACCCGCGCCTCGGACCATTTGATCCTGTCCGTGGACGGGCAGGAAGAGCCGTCGGTAGCCGCCGGCGACCGGGTGGAAATCTGCCGGAGCGCGCGCGGCGTTCGGTTGGTCCAGTTGAAAGACTACAGCTACTTCTCGGTACTTCGCCAGAAGCTCAACTGGCGCGGCTCGAGCGTCTGA
- a CDS encoding TlyA family RNA methyltransferase: protein MKKIRLDQRLVDLGLSESREKAQRLILAGEVTVDGQVRDKCAFEVGEDATVAVKTPERFVSRGGEKLEAAFGHFRLEVAGLVCLDIGASTGGFTDCLLQHGAAKVYAVDVGHGQLHWRLRQDPRVVAMEGVNARFLYPADLPETPSFATADVSFISLTLILPAIVRVLAPGGRIVTLIKPQFEAGREQVERGGVVRDPAVHARVIEHIRAFGTGEAGLVWNGCIPSPLTGPAGNVEFLAAWEKGSA, encoded by the coding sequence ATGAAAAAAATAAGGCTCGACCAGCGGCTCGTGGACCTGGGCCTCTCGGAAAGCCGGGAGAAGGCCCAGCGCCTGATCCTGGCCGGCGAGGTAACCGTGGACGGCCAGGTCCGCGACAAATGCGCCTTCGAGGTGGGCGAGGACGCGACGGTCGCCGTGAAGACGCCCGAACGGTTCGTCAGCCGCGGCGGCGAGAAGCTGGAGGCCGCCTTCGGGCACTTCCGGCTGGAGGTCGCGGGGCTCGTCTGCCTGGACATCGGGGCCTCGACGGGCGGTTTCACGGACTGCCTGCTGCAGCACGGCGCGGCGAAGGTGTACGCGGTGGATGTCGGGCACGGCCAACTGCACTGGCGGCTGCGCCAGGACCCGCGGGTGGTCGCGATGGAGGGCGTGAACGCCCGGTTCCTCTATCCGGCCGACCTGCCCGAGACCCCGTCTTTCGCCACGGCGGATGTCTCGTTCATTTCCCTGACGCTCATTCTGCCCGCGATCGTCCGGGTGCTGGCGCCCGGAGGCCGGATCGTCACGCTGATCAAGCCGCAGTTCGAGGCCGGGCGCGAGCAGGTCGAGCGGGGCGGCGTGGTGCGCGACCCCGCGGTCCATGCCCGGGTGATCGAGCATATTCGGGCTTTTGGAACCGGGGAAGCGGGACTAGTATGGAACGGGTGCATCCCGTCCCCGCTGACGGGGCCGGCGGGAAACGTGGAGTTCCTCGCCGCGTGGGAGAAGGGAAGCGCATGA
- the ccsA gene encoding cytochrome c biogenesis protein CcsA, which translates to MTLKTSLLGWLIYAAMALYAAAFAAGGRRSGRPLFAAGFAAAAAATAWRWISTGHVPLQNLFEVFLAMGALIYPMALSWRRLPAAAERADPLLGAILLFPAAFVFPETPRPLPPALQSPLFAPHVLVYLAAYVLMAKAAIVAAAQFGRGPEEDRARRDGAAYTLASWGYPFLTLGLLLGAWWGKLAWGDYWHWDPKEMWALATWLLYTGYFHARHLLGRGSERLYAVLLLAGFAAIILTLSWVNLSRLFGGLHSYAL; encoded by the coding sequence ATGACGCTGAAAACCAGCCTGCTGGGATGGTTGATCTACGCGGCGATGGCGCTGTACGCGGCGGCGTTCGCGGCGGGCGGGCGGCGGTCCGGCCGCCCGCTCTTTGCCGCGGGCTTCGCGGCCGCCGCCGCGGCGACGGCCTGGCGCTGGATTTCGACGGGGCACGTTCCGCTCCAGAACCTGTTCGAGGTTTTCCTCGCGATGGGCGCGCTGATCTATCCCATGGCCCTTTCCTGGCGGCGCCTGCCCGCGGCGGCGGAGCGGGCGGACCCCCTGCTGGGCGCGATCCTGCTGTTCCCGGCCGCTTTTGTCTTTCCCGAGACGCCGCGGCCGCTGCCGCCCGCGCTCCAGAGCCCCCTGTTCGCGCCCCACGTGCTGGTGTACCTCGCGGCCTACGTCCTGATGGCCAAGGCGGCGATCGTCGCCGCCGCGCAGTTCGGACGAGGTCCGGAGGAAGACCGGGCGCGCCGGGACGGCGCGGCGTACACCCTGGCCTCGTGGGGCTACCCGTTCCTGACCCTGGGTCTGCTGCTGGGCGCCTGGTGGGGCAAGCTGGCCTGGGGCGATTACTGGCACTGGGACCCGAAGGAGATGTGGGCGTTGGCGACCTGGCTGCTGTACACCGGCTACTTCCACGCGCGGCATCTCCTGGGCCGCGGTTCGGAGCGCCTGTATGCCGTCTTGCTCCTGGCGGGCTTTGCCGCCATTATCCTGACGCTGTCGTGGGTCAACCTGTCGAGGCTGTTCGGCGGGCTGCACAGTTACGCGTTGTGA
- a CDS encoding cytochrome c biogenesis protein ResB — protein MNELRRLWGWFVLALLFGWAGLSVFGAFLGADVAKSLFNSPPMVVFWLVLAAAQAGGFLVFASLRRSPGLIGLHLGVLLVILGFMANSEAGHRLAARLGGREKIPWSYLRLEEGQVSASVYDRSFRRSLGSLPFSVRLDKFEVEYYALPDEPPPLLYGVLAPEPGTPHFSWATQPLRWKQDAPAPLADTPIELRVLESAPASATVELRAGGLVHRHELACPPGEPFVRLALSPIFPGLTNLHRSASLLLAHPTPPVRLYRSRVTVWESGRETPAEILVNHPLRVGGYHLYQQSWGEHPARFTVLLAVSDSGLGLVYAGFLLLGGGAMLNGWRRRGEGAAG, from the coding sequence ATGAACGAACTGCGCCGGCTGTGGGGCTGGTTCGTCCTGGCCCTCTTGTTCGGCTGGGCGGGCTTGAGCGTATTTGGCGCCTTCCTCGGTGCCGACGTGGCGAAGTCCTTGTTCAACTCGCCGCCGATGGTGGTTTTTTGGCTGGTCCTGGCCGCGGCCCAGGCCGGCGGCTTCCTGGTGTTTGCGTCCCTCCGCCGCTCGCCGGGCCTGATCGGCCTGCACTTGGGCGTGCTGCTGGTCATCCTCGGCTTCATGGCCAACTCGGAAGCGGGGCATCGCCTCGCCGCGCGCCTCGGGGGGCGGGAGAAGATCCCCTGGTCCTATCTCCGGCTGGAAGAAGGGCAGGTGTCCGCCTCCGTGTACGACCGCTCGTTCCGGCGATCCCTCGGGTCGCTCCCTTTCAGCGTCCGGCTGGACAAGTTCGAGGTCGAATACTACGCGCTGCCCGACGAGCCGCCCCCGCTGCTCTACGGCGTTCTCGCGCCCGAGCCCGGCACACCGCACTTCTCCTGGGCCACGCAACCGCTGCGCTGGAAACAGGATGCCCCGGCGCCGCTGGCCGATACGCCCATCGAACTGCGGGTGCTGGAGTCCGCGCCGGCTTCGGCGACCGTGGAGTTGCGGGCCGGGGGGCTGGTGCATCGGCATGAACTGGCCTGCCCGCCGGGAGAGCCTTTTGTTCGTCTGGCGCTGTCGCCGATCTTCCCGGGCCTGACCAATCTTCATCGCTCCGCCAGCCTGCTGCTGGCCCACCCGACACCGCCGGTGCGGCTGTACCGGAGCCGCGTGACCGTCTGGGAGAGCGGCCGCGAGACGCCGGCGGAAATCCTGGTCAACCACCCCCTGCGCGTCGGGGGCTATCACCTCTACCAGCAATCGTGGGGCGAGCATCCCGCGCGGTTCACGGTCCTGCTGGCGGTCAGCGATTCGGGGCTCGGGCTGGTGTATGCCGGCTTCCTGCTCCTGGGCGGCGGCGCGATGCTGAACGGCTGGCGGCGGCGCGGGGAGGGGGCGGCGGGATGA
- the nrfH gene encoding cytochrome c nitrite reductase small subunit produces MRARKQWLLLEGMHPAWRLAVFTMGGVLLGMAVLVTHISRAASYLSDEPEVCINCHVMNSAYATWRNGSHGHVAACVDCHLPHQNPVAKLAFKGMDGARHSYVFTFRLEPQVLELSRGAIPVIQENCLRCHHDQLQMVRLAGVTERRCWDCHDNVHGSVISLSASPDARRPALPSAGLEWFKKQTGEQP; encoded by the coding sequence ATGCGCGCCCGGAAACAGTGGCTCCTGCTGGAGGGAATGCATCCTGCCTGGCGGCTGGCCGTCTTCACGATGGGCGGGGTGCTGCTGGGCATGGCCGTGCTGGTCACCCATATCTCGCGCGCGGCTTCCTACTTGAGCGACGAGCCGGAGGTGTGCATCAATTGCCACGTGATGAACAGCGCCTACGCCACCTGGCGGAACGGCAGCCACGGGCACGTGGCGGCCTGCGTGGACTGCCACCTGCCCCACCAGAACCCGGTCGCCAAGCTCGCGTTCAAGGGGATGGACGGGGCGCGCCACTCGTACGTGTTCACCTTCCGCCTCGAGCCGCAGGTCCTGGAACTTTCGCGCGGCGCGATCCCGGTGATCCAGGAGAACTGCCTGCGCTGCCACCACGACCAGCTGCAGATGGTTCGGCTCGCCGGCGTGACGGAGCGCCGGTGCTGGGACTGCCACGATAACGTGCACGGCTCGGTCATCAGCCTGTCCGCCTCGCCGGACGCCCGGCGGCCCGCCCTGCCGTCCGCGGGCCTGGAATGGTTCAAGAAGCAAACGGGAGAACAGCCATGA
- a CDS encoding ammonia-forming cytochrome c nitrite reductase subunit c552: MNNETAKTRLPLWVGPALFLLTTGVVVLLGLLAFSIMERRWETQRPAIAVLPIAEWEPDNAVWGANYPREYERYLLTRDDTTRTMFGGSFPRDYLEDDPRQVLLFAGYPFSKEYRQARGHYHSVTDVTQTKRLTPKTFSSCWTCKSTEVPKYMAEMGVAEFYKTPFADFVGRITHPIGCQDCHDPATMNLRITRPALREAFAAMGKDIDQATHQEMRSLVCAQCHVEYYFKDGSYVTLPWARGLGVEQIIEYYDSYDFTDWTHAISKTPIIKSQHPDYELYAAGIHAYRNIACADCHMPYRTEGGVKFTDHHVQSPLLNIANSCAVCHRWSEEEIRSRIEGLQTKVAHAKVAAEDVLVKAHMDIAAAMQAGATDEELVAARKLVRHAQFRWDFVSSHNGVGFHAPQECTRILGDSAREAQEARVLVARLLAAKGISAEPRYPDFSTRAKAVEVKTAFESGQPVNML, from the coding sequence ATGAACAACGAGACGGCAAAAACCCGCCTGCCGCTGTGGGTAGGGCCGGCGCTCTTTCTGCTGACGACGGGTGTCGTCGTGCTGCTCGGCCTGCTGGCCTTTTCCATCATGGAACGGCGATGGGAGACCCAGCGCCCGGCGATCGCGGTCCTCCCGATCGCCGAGTGGGAGCCGGACAACGCCGTCTGGGGCGCCAACTACCCGCGAGAGTACGAGCGTTACCTCCTCACGCGCGACGACACGACACGCACGATGTTCGGCGGGAGCTTTCCCCGGGATTATCTGGAGGACGACCCGCGCCAGGTCCTCCTGTTCGCCGGCTACCCGTTCAGCAAGGAATACCGCCAGGCGCGCGGCCATTACCATTCCGTGACGGACGTGACCCAGACGAAACGCCTCACACCCAAGACCTTTTCCAGTTGCTGGACCTGCAAGAGCACCGAGGTGCCCAAGTACATGGCCGAGATGGGCGTCGCGGAATTCTACAAGACGCCCTTCGCCGACTTCGTCGGCCGCATCACCCACCCGATCGGCTGCCAGGACTGCCACGACCCGGCGACGATGAACCTGCGGATCACGCGCCCGGCCCTGCGCGAGGCCTTCGCCGCGATGGGCAAGGATATCGACCAGGCGACGCACCAGGAGATGCGCTCGCTGGTCTGCGCCCAGTGCCACGTGGAATACTATTTCAAGGACGGCTCCTACGTCACGCTGCCGTGGGCACGGGGGCTCGGCGTGGAGCAGATCATCGAGTACTACGACAGCTATGATTTCACGGATTGGACGCACGCCATCTCCAAAACCCCGATCATCAAATCCCAGCACCCGGACTACGAACTGTACGCGGCGGGCATTCACGCCTACCGGAATATCGCCTGCGCAGACTGCCACATGCCCTACCGGACCGAGGGCGGCGTGAAGTTCACCGACCACCACGTCCAGAGCCCGCTGCTGAACATCGCGAACAGCTGCGCCGTGTGCCACCGCTGGAGTGAGGAGGAGATCCGGAGCCGCATCGAGGGCCTCCAGACCAAGGTGGCCCACGCCAAGGTCGCCGCGGAGGATGTGCTCGTCAAGGCACACATGGACATCGCCGCGGCCATGCAGGCAGGCGCGACGGACGAGGAACTCGTGGCCGCGCGGAAGCTCGTGCGGCACGCACAATTCCGATGGGATTTTGTATCCTCGCACAACGGCGTCGGGTTCCACGCGCCCCAGGAATGTACGCGCATCCTCGGCGACTCCGCGCGGGAGGCCCAGGAAGCCCGCGTGCTTGTGGCCCGGCTGCTGGCCGCGAAGGGCATCAGCGCTGAACCGCGCTACCCCGACTTCTCGACGCGCGCCAAGGCGGTGGAGGTCAAGACGGCCTTCGAGAGCGGCCAGCCGGTGAACATGCTGTAG
- the guaA gene encoding glutamine-hydrolyzing GMP synthase yields the protein MHDRIAILDFGSQYTQLIARRIREQQVFCEILRFDTRAADLSARKPRGIILSGGPASVLAPGAPAADPAIFSLGIPVLGICYGMQLMGRDLGGQVRPGRAREYGSAVIAVRQPDILFRGLPPTLDVWMSHGDQVEQLPPGFVTLAATDTCPIAAMADPARELYALQFHPEVAHTPRGAEILRRFLFDICGCRGDWKMADFVRDSVARLQARIGNGQVLCGLSGGVDSSVAAALLHKAIGPRLHCVFVDNGLLRAGEAEQVEATFGGAFGMDLHVARAGDLFLERLAGVTDPEQKRKIIGATFIDVFSEEARRLGPVRFLAQGTLYPDVIESVSAFGGPSATIKSHHNVGGLPADLKFELIEPLRDLFKDEVRQLGRELGLPDSIVERQPFPGPGLAVRILGAVSADRVALLQQAEIRLQEELRKLPNYKEIWQSFCVLLPIQTVGVMGDERTYENVVAVRAVQSQDGMTADWFRLPHDTLDRVASRIINEVRGVNRVVYDISSKPPATIEWE from the coding sequence ATGCACGACCGAATCGCCATATTGGACTTCGGGTCGCAGTATACCCAGTTGATTGCTCGGCGCATCCGCGAGCAGCAGGTATTCTGCGAAATCCTGCGTTTCGACACGCGGGCCGCCGATCTGTCGGCGCGAAAGCCCCGGGGAATCATTCTCTCGGGAGGCCCCGCCAGCGTCCTCGCGCCCGGCGCGCCGGCCGCCGACCCGGCGATTTTCAGCCTGGGCATCCCCGTGCTCGGGATCTGCTACGGCATGCAGCTGATGGGCCGCGACCTCGGCGGGCAGGTCCGGCCCGGCCGGGCCCGGGAATACGGGAGCGCGGTCATCGCCGTGCGCCAGCCGGATATCCTCTTCCGCGGCCTGCCGCCGACCCTGGACGTCTGGATGAGCCACGGCGACCAGGTGGAACAGCTTCCGCCGGGCTTCGTCACGCTGGCGGCCACCGACACGTGCCCCATCGCCGCCATGGCTGACCCGGCCCGCGAGCTGTACGCCCTGCAGTTCCATCCCGAGGTCGCGCATACCCCGCGCGGGGCGGAGATCCTGCGCCGGTTCCTGTTCGACATCTGCGGGTGCCGCGGCGACTGGAAGATGGCGGATTTCGTCCGGGATAGCGTCGCCCGCCTCCAGGCCCGGATCGGGAACGGGCAGGTGCTGTGCGGGTTGAGCGGCGGCGTGGATTCGTCCGTCGCCGCCGCCCTGCTACACAAGGCCATCGGCCCGCGGCTACACTGCGTCTTCGTGGACAACGGCCTGTTGCGCGCGGGCGAGGCGGAGCAGGTGGAGGCCACCTTCGGCGGCGCGTTCGGAATGGACCTCCACGTCGCGCGCGCGGGTGACCTGTTCCTGGAGCGGCTGGCCGGCGTGACCGATCCCGAGCAGAAGCGGAAAATCATCGGCGCGACGTTCATCGACGTGTTCTCCGAGGAGGCGCGCCGGCTCGGCCCCGTGCGTTTCCTCGCCCAGGGCACGCTCTATCCCGACGTGATCGAGAGCGTGTCCGCCTTCGGCGGGCCGTCCGCCACGATCAAGAGCCACCACAACGTCGGCGGCCTGCCGGCGGACCTGAAGTTCGAGCTGATCGAGCCGCTGCGCGACCTGTTCAAGGACGAGGTCCGGCAGCTCGGCCGGGAATTGGGCCTGCCGGATTCCATCGTCGAGCGCCAGCCGTTCCCGGGTCCCGGCCTCGCCGTGCGCATCCTGGGCGCGGTCTCGGCGGACCGCGTCGCCCTGCTCCAGCAGGCCGAGATCCGGCTGCAGGAGGAACTCCGCAAGCTGCCGAATTACAAGGAAATCTGGCAATCGTTCTGCGTCCTGCTGCCCATCCAGACCGTCGGCGTAATGGGCGACGAGCGGACCTACGAGAACGTCGTCGCCGTGCGTGCCGTGCAGAGCCAGGACGGCATGACCGCGGACTGGTTCCGGCTCCCGCACGACACGCTCGACCGCGTCGCGTCCCGGATCATCAACGAAGTTCGCGGCGTGAACAGAGTAGTATATGATATAAGTTCGAAACCGCCGGCGACGATCGAATGGGAATAA
- the carB gene encoding carbamoyl-phosphate synthase large subunit, which yields MPKRTDIKKIMLIGSGPIVIGQACEFDYSGTQACKALREEGYEIVLINSNPATIMTDPATADRTYVEPITPEVIEKIIAKERPDALLPTLGGQTGLNVSIEVAERGILEKYGVEMIGANVEVIKRAEDRQLFKAAMAEAGLECLKSRMVTTLEEAEAAAREIGFPVIIRPSFTLGGTGGGTAQNMDELRRIAAGGLKASLKHTVLIEESVWGWKEYELEVMRDRQDNVVIICSIENLDPMGIHTGDSITVAPAQTLTDAEYQEMRDATIKVMRAIGVETGGSNVQFAVNPKTGRTTVIEMNPRVSRSSALASKATGFPIAKIAAKLAVGYTLDELPNDITRETPASFEPTLDYCVVKVPRFAFEKFAGADPRLGVSMKSVGETMAIGRNFKEALQKAFRGLEIGVDGLGRREFERIQPERLEDGLATPHNERHFYIKYALEQGMPIGEISAKTHIDPWFIDQMQQIVEIERRIKDVPAGRPLPLDLHREAKENGFSDLQIAALRGDRPTQLEARKARTDAGIKPVYRLVDTCAAEFEAYTPYFYSSYGGHCDQTRRTDRKKVMVLGGGPNRIGQGIEFDYCCVHTVMALRELGYETIMVNSNPETVSTDYDTADKLYFEPLTFEDVMNIYENERPLGLIVQMGGQTPLNLAHWLTKAGVPILGTSTASIHKAEDREQCRVLLDELGLKQPESGTGMTEAEALAVAERIGFPVMIRPSFVLGGRAMMVAHNKADAGPFIQAAFKASPGFPVLVDRYLDRAIEVDVDVLCDGETVYIGGVMEHIELAGIHSGDSACCTPPHTLHPSIQRRIEDACRRIALKLEVRGLMNAQIAVKNGEIYILEVNPRASRTVPYVSKATGVPLAKIAARIAVGHKLKDMGLGDRPPTTRWFAVKEAVLPFNRFAGVDPILGPEMKSTGEVMGMDFSFPVAYWKSQVAAGQAIPSGGTVVLCAADADKAWMTEIGWELQDLGFALAATAGTAAALKAAGVESRVLQKLREKASPNILDLIRANEVVLLINTPTGIKDRVDEVTIRSEAILRSVPIVTTEAGARATVAAIRHMRGRDWDAHALQDFHPAKG from the coding sequence ATGCCAAAACGAACGGACATTAAAAAAATCATGCTCATCGGCTCGGGGCCGATCGTCATCGGCCAGGCCTGCGAGTTCGACTACTCCGGTACCCAGGCCTGCAAGGCGCTGCGCGAGGAGGGCTACGAAATCGTCCTGATCAACAGCAACCCGGCGACGATCATGACCGATCCCGCGACGGCGGACCGGACGTACGTCGAGCCCATCACGCCCGAGGTCATCGAGAAGATCATCGCGAAGGAGCGGCCGGATGCCCTGCTGCCCACGCTGGGCGGGCAGACGGGCCTGAACGTCTCCATCGAGGTCGCCGAGCGCGGCATCCTGGAGAAGTACGGCGTCGAGATGATCGGCGCGAACGTCGAGGTGATCAAGCGCGCCGAGGACCGGCAGCTCTTCAAGGCCGCGATGGCCGAGGCCGGCCTGGAATGCCTGAAGAGCCGCATGGTCACCACGCTGGAGGAGGCCGAGGCCGCGGCTCGCGAGATCGGGTTCCCCGTCATCATACGCCCCAGCTTCACACTCGGCGGGACCGGCGGCGGCACCGCGCAAAACATGGACGAACTGCGCCGCATCGCCGCGGGGGGCCTGAAGGCCAGCCTGAAGCACACGGTGCTGATCGAGGAATCGGTCTGGGGCTGGAAGGAATACGAGCTGGAGGTGATGCGCGACCGCCAGGACAACGTGGTCATCATCTGCTCCATCGAGAACCTCGACCCGATGGGCATCCACACGGGCGACAGCATCACCGTCGCCCCCGCCCAGACGCTGACGGACGCCGAGTACCAGGAGATGCGCGACGCGACGATCAAGGTCATGCGCGCCATCGGCGTCGAGACCGGCGGCTCGAACGTCCAATTCGCGGTCAATCCGAAGACCGGCCGCACGACCGTGATCGAGATGAACCCGCGCGTGTCGCGCAGCTCGGCGCTGGCGAGCAAGGCCACGGGGTTCCCGATCGCCAAGATCGCCGCCAAACTCGCCGTCGGGTACACGCTGGACGAGTTGCCCAACGACATCACGCGCGAGACGCCCGCAAGCTTCGAGCCGACGCTCGACTACTGCGTGGTCAAGGTGCCGCGCTTCGCCTTCGAGAAGTTCGCCGGCGCGGACCCGCGGCTCGGTGTGAGCATGAAATCCGTCGGCGAGACCATGGCCATCGGCCGGAATTTCAAGGAGGCGCTCCAGAAGGCCTTCCGCGGCCTGGAGATCGGCGTGGACGGGCTGGGACGCCGGGAATTCGAGCGCATCCAGCCCGAGCGGCTGGAGGACGGCCTCGCCACGCCGCACAACGAACGGCATTTCTATATCAAGTACGCCCTCGAACAGGGCATGCCGATCGGGGAGATCTCCGCGAAGACGCACATCGATCCGTGGTTCATCGACCAGATGCAGCAGATCGTCGAGATCGAGCGCCGGATCAAGGACGTCCCGGCGGGCCGCCCCCTGCCCCTCGACCTGCACCGCGAGGCCAAGGAGAACGGGTTCTCCGACCTGCAGATCGCCGCCCTGCGCGGCGACCGGCCGACGCAGCTCGAGGCGCGCAAGGCCCGGACGGACGCGGGCATCAAGCCGGTCTACCGCCTGGTGGACACCTGCGCGGCGGAGTTCGAGGCATACACCCCGTACTTCTACTCCAGTTACGGCGGCCACTGCGACCAGACGCGGCGGACGGACCGCAAGAAGGTCATGGTCCTCGGCGGCGGCCCGAACCGCATCGGCCAGGGCATCGAGTTCGACTACTGCTGCGTGCACACGGTCATGGCCCTGCGCGAGCTGGGCTACGAGACGATCATGGTCAACAGCAACCCGGAAACCGTCTCGACCGATTACGACACGGCGGACAAGCTTTACTTCGAGCCGCTGACGTTCGAAGACGTGATGAACATCTACGAGAACGAGCGGCCGCTGGGCCTGATCGTCCAGATGGGCGGCCAGACGCCGCTGAACCTGGCCCACTGGCTGACGAAGGCCGGCGTGCCGATCCTCGGCACCTCGACGGCGAGCATTCACAAGGCCGAGGACCGCGAGCAGTGCCGGGTTCTGCTCGATGAGCTGGGCCTGAAGCAGCCGGAGAGCGGCACGGGCATGACGGAGGCCGAGGCCCTCGCGGTGGCCGAGCGGATCGGGTTCCCCGTGATGATCCGGCCCTCGTTCGTTCTGGGCGGGCGGGCGATGATGGTCGCGCACAACAAGGCCGACGCCGGCCCGTTCATCCAGGCCGCCTTCAAGGCCAGCCCCGGCTTCCCGGTGCTCGTGGACCGCTACCTCGACCGCGCCATCGAGGTGGACGTGGACGTCCTGTGCGACGGCGAGACGGTGTACATCGGCGGCGTCATGGAACACATCGAGCTGGCCGGCATCCACTCCGGCGACAGCGCCTGCTGCACGCCGCCTCACACGCTGCACCCCTCCATCCAGCGCCGGATCGAGGACGCCTGCCGGCGCATCGCGCTGAAGCTGGAGGTGCGCGGCCTGATGAACGCGCAGATCGCCGTGAAGAACGGCGAGATCTACATCCTGGAAGTCAACCCGCGCGCGTCGCGCACCGTCCCGTACGTCAGCAAGGCCACGGGCGTGCCGCTGGCCAAGATCGCGGCCCGGATCGCCGTGGGCCACAAGCTCAAGGACATGGGCCTGGGCGACCGCCCCCCGACGACGCGCTGGTTCGCCGTGAAGGAGGCCGTCCTGCCGTTCAACCGGTTCGCGGGCGTCGATCCCATCCTCGGCCCGGAAATGAAGTCCACCGGCGAGGTCATGGGCATGGACTTCAGCTTCCCGGTCGCCTACTGGAAAAGCCAGGTCGCCGCCGGACAGGCGATACCCAGCGGCGGGACGGTGGTCCTCTGCGCCGCGGATGCGGACAAAGCCTGGATGACGGAGATCGGGTGGGAATTGCAGGACCTGGGCTTCGCCCTGGCCGCCACGGCCGGCACGGCCGCGGCGCTCAAGGCCGCCGGCGTGGAAAGCCGGGTGCTGCAGAAACTTCGCGAAAAGGCGTCGCCCAACATCCTCGACCTGATTCGGGCCAACGAGGTCGTCCTGCTGATCAACACCCCCACCGGGATCAAGGACCGCGTGGACGAGGTGACCATCCGGTCCGAGGCGATCCTGCGCAGCGTGCCGATCGTCACGACCGAGGCCGGCGCGCGGGCGACGGTCGCCGCCATCCGGCACATGCGGGGCCGCGACTGGGACGCGCACGCGCTGCAGGATTTCCACCCGGCGAAGGGGTGA